The proteins below come from a single Bacteroidales bacterium genomic window:
- the nqrE gene encoding NADH:ubiquinone reductase (Na(+)-transporting) subunit E: protein MENLLNIFVKSVFIENMIFAYFLGMCSYIAVSKTVKTSMGLGIAVIFVLGITLPINYLLENYILKEGALAWLGESFATVDLSFLSFIMFIAVIASMVQLVEMFVEKYAPALYNSLGIFLPLIAVNCAILGGSLFMQERAYENIAEATVFGIGSGVGWLLAIVGIAAIRERIRYSNVPKPLRGLGITFIVTGLMGIAFMAFMGIKL from the coding sequence ATGGAAAATTTACTTAACATATTCGTAAAGTCGGTATTTATAGAAAATATGATATTTGCCTATTTTCTTGGCATGTGTTCGTATATTGCTGTTTCAAAGACAGTTAAAACAAGTATGGGACTCGGAATTGCAGTTATATTTGTTCTGGGAATTACACTTCCAATAAACTATCTGCTTGAAAATTACATACTTAAAGAAGGTGCTTTAGCTTGGTTAGGCGAGTCATTTGCAACAGTTGACCTTAGCTTTTTAAGCTTTATAATGTTTATTGCTGTAATAGCATCAATGGTTCAATTAGTCGAAATGTTTGTGGAGAAATATGCTCCTGCACTATACAACTCTTTAGGAATATTTTTACCACTGATAGCTGTTAACTGCGCTATTCTTGGAGGTTCGTTATTTATGCAAGAACGCGCTTATGAAAATATTGCCGAAGCAACCGTATTTGGAATTGGCTCGGGAGTAGGCTGGTTACTGGCTATTGTTGGAATTGCAGCAATACGCGAGCGCATACGCTATTCGAATGTACCAAAACCACTACGCGGTCTTGGTATTACTTTTATTGTCACAGGATTAATGGGTATCGCCTTTATGGCATTTATGGGTATTAAACTATAA
- a CDS encoding NADH:ubiquinone reductase (Na(+)-transporting) subunit F: MISLVISTTIITSIAVFLLVILLLVSILLYAKAKLTPPGKLIININNGERELEVEGGGSLLATLGNNKIFLPSACGGGGTCAMCKCVVNSGAGSILPTEVGFFTRKEQQNNWRLACQVKVRDNIEMTIPQEILGIKKWECEVISNKNVATYITEFVVKLPEGERLDFKSGGYIQIDVPKINIDFKDMDPGDKYREEWERMKMFDLKMKNPEPTYRAYSMANHPAEGNIIMLNIRIATPPFNRAKREFEKVNPGVCSSYIFSRKPGDKVTISGPYGEFFIKPTKREMIFIGGGAGMAPMRSHIFHLFQTEKTDRKVSYWYGARSLREVFYDDQFRAIEKEFSNFEFHLALSEPLPEDNWNGPTGFIHQVLFDNYLSKHEEPEEVEYYLCGPPMMNDAVNKMLYELGVPKENIAFDDFGG; this comes from the coding sequence ATGATTTCATTAGTTATAAGTACAACAATTATTACAAGTATAGCAGTTTTTCTGTTAGTTATTCTTTTATTAGTTTCTATATTGCTTTATGCAAAGGCAAAACTAACACCTCCTGGAAAACTTATAATAAATATAAACAACGGCGAGCGAGAGCTTGAAGTTGAAGGTGGAGGCAGTTTGCTTGCTACATTAGGAAACAACAAAATATTCCTCCCATCTGCTTGTGGTGGTGGTGGAACTTGCGCAATGTGTAAATGTGTGGTTAATTCAGGCGCAGGCTCAATACTACCAACAGAAGTAGGTTTTTTTACCCGTAAAGAACAACAAAATAATTGGCGGTTAGCTTGTCAGGTTAAGGTTCGCGACAATATTGAAATGACAATCCCTCAAGAGATACTTGGAATAAAAAAATGGGAATGTGAAGTTATTAGCAACAAAAACGTAGCTACATACATAACCGAATTTGTAGTGAAGTTGCCCGAAGGAGAAAGACTTGATTTTAAATCAGGCGGATATATTCAAATTGACGTCCCAAAAATAAATATCGATTTTAAAGATATGGATCCTGGCGATAAGTACAGAGAAGAGTGGGAAAGAATGAAAATGTTCGACCTAAAAATGAAAAATCCAGAACCAACTTATCGTGCATACTCAATGGCAAACCATCCTGCTGAAGGAAATATTATAATGCTAAATATAAGGATAGCTACGCCACCATTCAATCGCGCTAAACGAGAGTTTGAAAAGGTTAATCCGGGGGTATGTTCATCATACATATTCTCAAGGAAACCAGGCGACAAGGTTACAATAAGCGGTCCATACGGTGAATTTTTCATTAAACCAACGAAACGTGAAATGATATTTATTGGTGGTGGCGCGGGTATGGCTCCCATGCGCTCACATATCTTCCATCTGTTCCAAACCGAAAAAACTGATAGAAAAGTTTCATATTGGTATGGAGCACGTTCACTCAGAGAAGTTTTCTACGATGACCAGTTTAGAGCAATTGAGAAAGAGTTTTCAAATTTTGAATTTCACTTAGCTTTGAGCGAACCGCTGCCCGAAGATAACTGGAATGGACCTACAGGATTTATACATCAAGTTCTTTTCGATAACTACTTGTCAAAACACGAAGAACCTGAA